The genome window GTGGTCGATCATGGCGTCGGTCTGGATGAAGTCGTTGAGCAGCTGCTCGGTGCGCAGGTCGCGGCCCTTGGCAGACACGATGCCCAGTGACACCGAGCCCTCGAGGCCGTACGGGTTGCCGATCGCGATCACCCACTCGCCCACCTGCAGCTTGTCGGAGTCACCGATCGTGACCGCGCGGAACGGCTTCTCGCCGTCGTGCGGCGAGATGCGCAGCACCGCGACGTCGGTCTGCTTGTCGGTGCCGACGATCTCGGCCTCGTAGCGGCCGTCGCGACCGGGCACGATCACGCTCACCTTCTCGGCGCGGTCCACGACGTGCCAGTTGGTGAGCAGCACGCCGGCCGGGTCGATCAGGAAGCCGGAGCCCTCCTGCAGGTTGCGCCGGCCGTTCACGCGCACCGCAGCCTCGATGTGCACCACGCAGGGCGAGACCGTCCGGTTGATCTCGATGATGCGCGCCTGCAGCTCGTCGAGCGCGTCCTTGGCCAGCGCGCTCGGCAGCGCGGCGCATCCGGCGGATACGAACACCAGACTCACGAGCGCGGCGCGCAGCTTCATGCTCCTGCCTCATCGGCCAATGCGCGCCGGAACTCGCGCGCGGCGGCCTCCGGGTCGGGGGCTGCGCCCAGGGCCGCGATCGCCACCACGCCCGCGGCGCCCGCGCGCCGCAGCTCGGGCACGCGCGCCGCCGTCACGCCGCCCAGGGCGAGCACGGGCACGGCGAGCCCGGCCGCGGCCTCGCGCAGCCAGGCACAGCCGCGCGGCGCGGCACTCGGCTTGGAGCCGGTCGCGAAGATCGGCGAGAGAGTGACGTAGGTCGCACCCTGCGCGGCCGCCTGCTCGGCCTCGGCGCGCGAGTGCGCCGAGTAGCCGATCCACGCCGCCGCGCCGAGAAACGCGCGCGCCTCGGCCACCGGCACGGACTCGGCGCCCAGGTGCACGCCGTCCAGACCGAGCGCGCGAACCAGGTCGAGCCGCCGGCCGGCCAGCAGGCGCAGGCCCGCGGCGCGCGCCTTCGCCAGCCGCGCGACACACTCACTCCACTGGCCGACAGACCAGTCCCGTTCTCGCAGCACGACGAATTCGACGCCGCCGCGCGCCAGGCGTTCGATCACGTCGCACGGGTCGCGGCCCGCGCAGCCGCGCACACCGTCGGTCCAGTAGCCCAGCCGCGGGATCAAGACAGGTCGGCGAGTCCCGTCTCGGGGCTCGACGCCTGCGCGTGCAGGCGCCTCGGCATGCGGCCGGCCTCGTAGGCGGCGCGGCCCGCTTCTACGGCGAGCTTCATGGCGTGGGCCATCTTCACCGGGTCCTTGGCGGCGGCGATCCCGGTGCTCATGAGCACGGCGGTGCAGCCGAGCTCCATGGCGATGGCGGCGTCGGAGGCCGTGCCCACGCCGGCGTCGACGATCACCGGGCACGAGACACTCTCCAGGATGATGCGGATGTTCGCGGGATTGCGGATCCCGAGCCCCGAGCCGATCGGCGCGCCCAGCGGCATGACCGCGGCGCAGCCGATCTCCTCCAGCCGCATGCAGGCGACCGGGTCGTCGGTGATGTAGGGCAACACGGTGAAGCCCTCCGCGACCAGGATGCGCGCCGCCTCGAGCGTGGCCGGCGTGTCCGGGAACAGCGTGCGCGAGTCACCGATCACCTCGAGCTTCACCATCCGGGTGTCGAGCAGCTCGCGCGCGAGCTGCGCCGTGGTCACTGCCTCCTTCACCGTGGTACACCCGGCGGTGTTGGGCAGGATGTGGAAGCGGTCCGGCGGGATGAAGTCGAGCAGCGAGCCCGCGTCGCGCCGGGTCAGGTCGATGCGGCGCACCGCGACCGTGGTCATCTCCGCGCCGCTGGCGTCGAGCGCCTTGCGGTTCTCCTCGAAGCTCTTGTACTTGCCGCTGCCCACGATCAGCCGCGAGCGCAGCTCGAGGCCGCCGAGCTTGTAAGTCGAGGTCACGCTCCGCCTCCGACGGCCTGGATCACCTCGACCTTGTCTCCGTCGCGCACCCACACCTCGGCGAAGCGCGAGCGCGGCACCACCTCGGAGTTGATCGCGACGGCCACGCGGCGCTGGGCGAGCTCGAAGTTCCGCAGCAGCTCGAGCACCGTCAACGGCGCGGGGGTCGAGTGAGATTCGCCGTTCAACACGTAGTTCACTCGCGGGACGTTAGCCGAAAGCTCCCCTAGATTGAAGCGTGTGGGGGAGGCCAGAGACAGCCGCGCGCAGACTCGCGCGTGGGCCGAGATCGACGTGGCGGCGCTCGCGCGCAACTACCGCGCGATCCGCGCCCGCGCGCAGGACAAGCGCGTGATCGCCGTGGTGAAGGCGAACGCGTACGGGCACGGGGCGGTGCCCGCGGCGCGGGCGCTCGCGGCGGCCGGCTGCGACGCGTTCGCGGTGATCAGCCTCGACGAGGCCGCCGAGCTGCGCGACGCCGGGCTGCGCGCGGCGCTGCTGGTGCTGGGCGGCGTGCAGGACGCCGACGAGGCGGCGCGCGCGCTCGCGCTCGACGTGGAGCCGGTGCTCTCCCGCGCCGAGCCGCTGGAATGGCTCGACGCGGCGGCCGCGCGCGCGGGCCAGGAGTGCCGCGTGCACCTCGAGCTCGACACCGGCATGGGCCGGCTCGGCGCCACGCCCGGCGAGCTCGATGCGCTGCTCGCGCGCGCCGTGCGCGCGCGGCGTGTGCGCGTGGTGGGCGTGATGAGTCACCTGGCGTGCGCCGACGACGCGGCCTCGCCCGAGACGGCGCGCCAGCGCGCGCTGTTCGCGGAGCTGGTGGGGCGGGTGCGCGCCGCGGGAGTCACTCCGCAGTGGCTGCACATCGACAACTCCGCGGGCATCGTGCGGGGCGCCGCCGAGGGCTGCAACGCGGTGCGGCCGGGCATCGCCCTCTACGGCGTCGACCCCACGCTCGAGGGCGGTCACCCCTTCGAGCCGGTGATGAGTCTGTGCGCGCGCGTGGTGCACGCCAAGAACGTGGCCGCGGGCACGCCGATCGGCTACGCGGGCGCGTTTCGCGCCGTCGAGGCGACGCGCATCCTGACGCTGGCGGTCGGCTACGCCGACGGGCTGCCGCGCGCGGCGGGCGGCCGGGCGTCGGTCGCAGTGAGTGGCCGGCGCGCGCCGATCGTGGGCCGTGTCTCCTGCGACCTGGCGACCGTGGCCGTGCCGACCGCCGACCCCGCGGGCCCGGGCGACGTGGCGCTGGTGTTCGGACGCCGCCGCGGCTTCGAGCTGCCGGTCGCCGAGCTGGCGAGCGCCGTGGGCACGATCTCGTACGAGGTGCTGGTGCGGATCGGGCCGCGCGTGCCGCGCATTCCGACTTGACCGGGCGCGCCCCCGCGAGTAAATCGCCGCTCATGCGAGTGTTGCTGTTGGGCTCGGGCGGCCGCGAGCACGCGCTCGCCTGGGCGATCGCGAAGAGCCCCCTGGTCGACGAGCTGCTGGCCGCGCCCGGCAGCGCGGGCATCGCCCAGGAGGCGCGGGTGCTGCCCGTCGATCCGTGCGACGCGGGCGCCGTGCTCGAGCTCGTGAAGCGCGAAGGCGTCGACTTCGTGGTGATCGGGCCCGACGACCCGCTCGCCGCCGGAGTGAGTGACCGTCTGGCCGAGGCGGGCGTGGCGGTGTTCGGACCGAGCCGCGCCGCCGCGCAGCTGGAGTGGAGCAAGCGCTTCGCCAAGGAGTTCATGGCGCGCCACGGCATTCCCACCGCGAGTCACGCGGCGTTCAGCTCGGCGGAGGCCGCCGAGGCGCACGTGCGCGCGCTGGGCGGACCCTGCGTGGTGAAGGTCGACGGCCTGGCGCTGGGCAAGGGCGTGAGCGTGTGCGACGGGCCGGAGCAGGCGCTCGCGGCCATCCGCGAGGCCATGCGCGAGCGGCGCTTCGGGGCGTCGGGCGAGACGGTGCTGATCGAGGAGCGTCTCACCGGCACCGAGGCGAGCCTGTTCGCGCTGTGCGACGGCGAGCGCTCGTTCGTGCTGGGCCACGCGCAGGACTACAAGCGCGCGCTCGACGGCGACCGCGGTGAGAACACGGGCGGCATGGGCGCGATCTCGCCCGCGCCGGTGCTCGACGAGTCACTCGAGCGCGAGGTCGTGGAGCGCATCGTGCGGCCCACCTTCGCCGGCATGCGCGCCGAGGGCCGGCCGTTCCGCGGCATGCTGTTCGTGGGGCTCATGATCCAGAACGGGCGGCCGTACGTGATCGAGTACAACGCGCGCTTCGGCGACCCGGAGACACAGGTGCTGCTGATGCGGCTCGACTCCGACCTCGTGCCGCTGCTGGTCGGCGCGGCGGAGGGCCGGCTGCCGGAAGCGGGTGCAGCGCCGCGCCTGGCCGACGCCGCGGTGTGCGTGGTCGTGGCGAGCGGCGGCTACCCGCGCGAGTACGCCAAGGGCCGGCGCATCGAGGGCCTCGAGTCACTGTCCGGCCTGGCGGGCGTGAAGGCGTTCCACGCCGGCACGCGCCGCAGCGCCGACGGCGGCTGGGAGACCGCCGGCGGGCGGGTCGTGGGAGTCACTGCGCGCGGGCGCGACCTCGCGGACGCGCGCGCCCGCGCCTACGACGCCGTGCGCCGGGTCCGCTTCGAGGGCGCGTTCAGCCGCAGCGACGTCGCGCAGCCGCGCGGGTGATCGTCGCTCTGGAACAGGCCGTCGCGCGGCTCGCGCGCGGAGAGCTGGTGGCCTACCCGACCGAGACGGTCTACGCGCTGGGCGCCGACGCCTTCGCGCCGCACGCGCTCGAGTCACTCCTGGCCGCGAAGGGGCGCGCGGCGGACCGCGGCCTGTCGGTTCTGGTGCGCGACGCGGCAGCGCTGGCCGAGCACGCCCGCCCGCTGCCGGCCGCGGCGGCGCGGCTGGCCGCGCGCTTCTGGCCCGGGCCGCTCACGATCGTGGTGGCGGTTTCCGACCCGCGTTTCGCCGCGGTCGCGACCGAGCTCGGCGTCGGCTTCCGCTGCTCACCACAGCCCAGCGCCGCCGCCCTCGCGCGCGCCGCGCCGGCGCCCGTGGTGTCGACCAGCTGCAACCGAACGGGCGAGCCCCCGTGCACGAGCGGCGCCGAGGTGGAGGCGTGCTTCGGGCCCGACCTGGCGGTGCTGGGCGGCGAGCCGGCCACCGGCCTCGCGCCGTCGACGGTGGTCGCGGTCGCGGCCGATGGCGCGCTCCGGCTGCTGCGCGCCGGGGCGCTCGACTTCGCTCGCGTGCAGGAGGCCGTCCTCCGATAGACAGGCATGAGGCTGCGGATCGGCGGGCGGGTCGAGCGCACGACCTGCGAGGGCCCGGGGGCGCGGTTCGCCCTGTGGGTCCAGGGCTGCCGCATCCGCTGCGCCGGCTGCTGCAACCCGCAGCTGTTCGCGGCCCGCGGCGGCCAGCGAGTCACGACCGACGCCCTGGCCGAGCGCCTGCGCGCGCTGGCAGGCGAGCTCGAGGGAGTCACCTTCCTCGGCGGCGAGCCGTTCGACCAGGCCGAGCCGCTGGCGGAGCTGGCGCGCGCGGCGCAGTCACTCGGGCTGTCGGTGATGGTCTTCAGCGGCTACGCGCTCGAGGAGCTCCGAACGCGGCCAGAAGCCCGCGCGCTGCTCGCCGCCACCGACCTGCTCGTCGACGGGCCGTACGACCGCACCCGTCCCGAGACGCAGCGGCGCTGGGTCGGGTCGACGAACCAGCGCTTTCACTTCCTGACGGCCCGATATCGGTCAGGAATCGAGTGTGTCGTCGTTCGTGAGGTAGGAGTCGAGATCGCGCCCGACGGGACGGTGCGCTTGCACGGCTGGCCGGAGCTTCTCGGCGCTTCGCGGGGCCGGGCATCTGCCCTTCCTCGCGGGTCCCTTCTCGTCGAAGACTCCTGCGAAACCCACTCGTCAGGGCAGATGCCCGGCCCCGCTCGCGAATGAGGGACTCTTTCTCCCCTTTTTTCCGGACGCGGCGAGCATCTGGCTGACTCATTCTGGTCGCCCGCGTTCGGTGCGGCTGCTGGCTCGGGCCGCATGCTGCTCGCGCCTGATCGATCTGCCTGCGCGGACGATGAGTTGGAGTCGGATCGATCGTCGACGTGGACTGCACTTAGCCCGGAGCGCGGCGCGTGGAGGCGCTCTTGACCTCTGCCTTCCCGTAGAACTCGCTCGTCTTCTCTCTCGAGCGCACGCTGCCCAGGGCTCTTTCGAGTGACTCGGTTTCGTGGAGGCAGGTTTCGCCTTTCAGGCCCTTGGTCTCGATGTGGACGGTGCCGTCGGGGTCGATCTGGATTTCGAGCTCTACCTTGGTCGCCACGTCAGGCTCCCCAGCGCGTGGCCACGAGGCGCACGGTGCCGTCGGGGGCTCGGCTCTCCTGGCCGAGGTCGTAGCCCTTGCGGCGCAGCTCGTCGGTGACTCGCGCGTAGGCGTAGCGCTGGGCGATGCGCTGCGCGAAGGCCTGGGCCTTCGAGCCGCAGCCTTCGGAGACCAGCACCGCTTGCTGGGTCCTGGGGTCGATGCGCACGCCGACCTCGGTTCCGTCCACGTCGGTCGCCACGCGGTCGACCGTGTGGCTGCGGCCGTCCCGGGTCCTGAGCTGCCGGCACTCTCGCAAGGTCGCGCCCAGCGACGCGATCGCGTCGGCCAGAAACTCGACGCTGGCCAGCACCAGGCTGATCTCGAGTGACTGCGACATCGGCTCACCACCACCAGCGGCGGTAGCGGCCGTAGCGCCCGTAGCCGTAGTAGCCGCCCACATAGCTGCCGCCGCCGAGCAGGATCCCGACCAGGATCAAGAGGCCGTAGCGGCCCGGGCTGCTGATGCCGTACAGCACGAGCGCGCCGACTCCGCCGATGATCGCGAGCTGCAGCACGAGCCGGATCCACGGGTCGGAGACCTGGCCCGTGGCGCGCCACAGCCAGGCGACGGGCACGTTGCTCTGGCCCGAGTCGACGTCCGAGGTCGGCGCCGACTTCTGCTCGAGCTGTGCCTTGTGCCGGGCGAGCTCGCGCTCGGCGTAGGCTTCGGCCTCGCGGCGGCGCGCCTCGCGCTGAGCGCTGGCGCGGCGCTGCTCGGCCGCGAAGCGCGCCTTCTCCTCGACGCGGTGCGCGCGCACCTCGGGCGTGTCGAGCTCGGCGCCGCAGTTGAAGCAGGCGGCGGCGCGCACCGGGTTCTCACCGCCGCACTTGGGGCAGCGCACCGGAGCGGCGTCCGACGCGTCGGGCGGCATGTCCGGCTGGCCGAAGCGCTCGGCGACACCGTCCGGTGTCGGCTCGGGCTCGGCTTCGCCCTCGCGCTCGGGCCGGGGCCGCTCGAGGTTGCGGAAGCGGTCGAAGGGTCCGGGCATGACTCAGCCGAAGCGCGACGCGAGCGGCGCGGGCCGCTCGCCCGGGCCGGCCGCAGAGGCGGCGCGCGTGCGCGTGCGCGCCCACTCGCGCAGGCGGTCGATGTCTTCCTTCATGGTCACGGCCAGCGGCAGGGTCTCGCCGATCGCGTCCATCAAGTGACTCTGCTGCAGGTCGACGCCGTCCGAGTAGGCGGTGAACAACGCCGCCACGATCGCCTGCTCGATCTCGGCCCCGCTGAAGCTCGCGGCGGTCTTGGCCAGCGCGGCCAGGTCGAAGGCCTTCGGGTCGCGCTTGTAGCGCGCGAGCTGGATCGCGAAGATCTGGCGCCGCTCGGAGTCACTCGGCAGGTCGATGAAGAAGATCTCGTCGAAGCGGCCCTTGCGCAGGAGCTCCGGCGGCAGCGCGTCGATCTTGTTCGCGGTCGCGACCACGAACACGGGCGCGGTCTTCTCCTGCAGCCAGGTCAGGAAGCAGCCGAACACGCGCGCGGAGACACCGCTGTCGCCGTTCGCGGAGCCGCCCAGTCCGGCCAGCCCCTTCTCGAGCTCGTCGACCCACAGCACCGCAGGCGCGACGCCTTCGGCCACGCGCGTGGCGCGGCGCATGTTCTCTTCCGACGACCCGACCAGGCCGCTGAAGATCCGGCCCATGTCGAGGCGCAGGAGGGGCAGCTGCCAGGTCGCCGCGATCGCCTTCGCGGTCAGGCTCTTGCCGCAGCCCTGGACGCCCAAGAGCAAGAGACCCTTGGGCGCGGGCAGCCCGAAGGCGCGCGCCTTGTCGCCGAAGGCGTTCGCGCGCCGGCCGAGCCAGGTCTTCAGGTTCTCGAGCCCGCCCACGGTGGCGAGACTCTCGTCGGAGCCGCAGAACTCGAGCAGCCCGCTCTTGCGGATCACCTGGCGCTTCTCGGCCAGGATCACCGACACGTCGTCGGGCGCGAGTCTCTGGTCCTGGGCGATCGCCTTGGCGAAGGCGTTCTCGGCCTCCGACAGCGTGAGTCCCAGCGCCGCCTTGAGCAGCGGCTCGACCGTCTCCGAAGTGAGCTCGACGGTGGCGCGCTTGCCTTCGCGCACCACGCGCACGATGTCGCGCAAGAGCACGCCCAGGTCGTGAGTCGACGGCAGCGGCACGTCGAGCACGCACACGTCCTTCTCGAGCTCGGTCGGGATGTTCACGACCGGAGACACGAGGATCAGCGTGGTGTAGGAGCTCTTGAGCTGCTGCGCGAGCTCGCGCAGCGCGCGCACGACCGTGGGGTCGTTGAGATACGGGTGAAAGTCCTTGAACACCACCAGGCTCGGGTCGGTGAGCTGGCCGACCGCGGTCAGCGCCTCGGTCGGGTCCTTCGGACCATCGGACATGCCGCCCGTGCCCGCGCGCGGGTCACGGCGGCGCAGGCCCTGGGTGATCGACCAGGTCACGAGTGTCTTGCCGTGGGTCTCGGCGAGCTTCGCCAGCACGTCGTCGAGCCGCTGCTCCTCCCAGGTCGAGAGGTAGAGCAGCGGGTAGCGGGCGCGCACGTGCAGGTCGAGCTCTTCGACGAACCCGGCGAGGGGCGAGTGACTCGGCTTCGCGCTCATCCGAGCCCGGGTCGGCGGCCGGCGCGCACGGCTTGAGCCTTGCCTGCCGGCGCCGGCCGATAATAGAATCAGGTTCTAGTTCTAGTTGGTGCGGTGACCATGGCCAACTCATTGAAATTGCTGAGCTCCATCTCGCCGACCAAGCAGGCGCGCAGCGAGGAGACGGCCCGGCGCATCCTCGATGCCGCCCAGGCCACGATCGAGCGCGAGGGCCTGGCGAGCCTGTCGATCCCCGAGGTGGTGCGCCGCGCGCGCTCCTCGACCGGCAGCTTCTACGCGCGCTTCAAGGACAAGAACGCGCTGCTCGCGGCGCTGGAGGAGCGCTTTTTCGCCGACATGCACCGCGTGCTCGACGAGCTGGCCGACCCCGCGCGCTGGAGCGGCCGGCCCACGCGCGAGCTGATCGAGGCCTGCAACCGCGAGATGCTGCGCCGGCTGCGCCAGCACGCCCGCCTGGTGTGCGCGTTCGTGTTCCGCTCCGCGCACCAGGCGAGCCTCGCCACGCGCGTGCAGCGCTTCCACGAGCGACTCACCGACCGCATGCGCGCGCTGTTCCTGGCGCGCCGCGCCGAGATGACCCACCCCGAGCCCGAGCTCGCGGTCGCGCTCGCGCTCGAGTTCGCGTTCGCGTTCATCCAGGCGCGCGTCCTGTTCGCCGCGCAGGAAGGCGCGGTGGCCGCGCTCGACGACGACCGGCTCGCGGCGGAGCTCACCCGCATGTTCCTCGCCTACGCGGGCATCGCGCCCGAGTGACTCGCGAGCAGGAGAGACCGATGGAGCAGCCCAAGCGCCCCGCCGTGTTCGGCATCGCCGACGACGCGTTCCGCGCGAACCCGTACCCCGTGCTCAACATGCTGCGCGAGGCGCAGCCGCTGGTGAAGACTCCGCTGGGACTGTGGGGCCTGGCGCGCTACGACGACGTGGGGCGGCTCCTGCGCGACGTGCGCTGCGGCATGCGCAAGCGCGACGGCACGCCCTTCGTGATTCCCGACGTCGGCCCGGGCGAGCGCTTCGACCCCAACGCGTTCATGCTCTTGCAGGACGGCGCGCCGCACACGCGGCTGCGCAAGCTCGTCGCGAAGGCGTTCACCCCGCGCATGGTCGAGCGGCTGCGGCCCGAGGTGCAGGCGGTGTGCGACGCGTGCGTCGAGCGCGTGCTCGCCAAGGGCACGCTCGACGTGGCCGAGGACGTGGCGCGCATCGTGCCCTCGACGGTGATCTGTCTCATGCTCGGCGTGCCGCTCGCCGACCGGCCGCGCTTCACCGAGTGGACCGCGAACGCGACGCACGCGCTGGTGGTGCAGTTCGCGCCCACCGAGGCCATGGCGCGCGCGCGGCCCGCGCTGGAGAAGCTGGTCGAGTATTTCGAGGCCATGATCGAGGCGCGGCGCAAGAACCTGGGCGAGGACCTGGTCTCGGAGCTGATCCGCGCCGAGGAGGACGGCGACCGACTCACCAGCGCCGAGCTGCTCGTGCAGTCGGTCGGGCTGCTCGCCGCCGGCTTCGA of Myxococcota bacterium contains these proteins:
- a CDS encoding thiazole synthase, which gives rise to MTSTYKLGGLELRSRLIVGSGKYKSFEENRKALDASGAEMTTVAVRRIDLTRRDAGSLLDFIPPDRFHILPNTAGCTTVKEAVTTAQLARELLDTRMVKLEVIGDSRTLFPDTPATLEAARILVAEGFTVLPYITDDPVACMRLEEIGCAAVMPLGAPIGSGLGIRNPANIRIILESVSCPVIVDAGVGTASDAAIAMELGCTAVLMSTGIAAAKDPVKMAHAMKLAVEAGRAAYEAGRMPRRLHAQASSPETGLADLS
- a CDS encoding AAA family ATPase translates to MSAKPSHSPLAGFVEELDLHVRARYPLLYLSTWEEQRLDDVLAKLAETHGKTLVTWSITQGLRRRDPRAGTGGMSDGPKDPTEALTAVGQLTDPSLVVFKDFHPYLNDPTVVRALRELAQQLKSSYTTLILVSPVVNIPTELEKDVCVLDVPLPSTHDLGVLLRDIVRVVREGKRATVELTSETVEPLLKAALGLTLSEAENAFAKAIAQDQRLAPDDVSVILAEKRQVIRKSGLLEFCGSDESLATVGGLENLKTWLGRRANAFGDKARAFGLPAPKGLLLLGVQGCGKSLTAKAIAATWQLPLLRLDMGRIFSGLVGSSEENMRRATRVAEGVAPAVLWVDELEKGLAGLGGSANGDSGVSARVFGCFLTWLQEKTAPVFVVATANKIDALPPELLRKGRFDEIFFIDLPSDSERRQIFAIQLARYKRDPKAFDLAALAKTAASFSGAEIEQAIVAALFTAYSDGVDLQQSHLMDAIGETLPLAVTMKEDIDRLREWARTRTRAASAAGPGERPAPLASRFG
- a CDS encoding cytochrome P450, coding for MEQPKRPAVFGIADDAFRANPYPVLNMLREAQPLVKTPLGLWGLARYDDVGRLLRDVRCGMRKRDGTPFVIPDVGPGERFDPNAFMLLQDGAPHTRLRKLVAKAFTPRMVERLRPEVQAVCDACVERVLAKGTLDVAEDVARIVPSTVICLMLGVPLADRPRFTEWTANATHALVVQFAPTEAMARARPALEKLVEYFEAMIEARRKNLGEDLVSELIRAEEDGDRLTSAELLVQSVGLLAAGFETTIGLISLGMRQLLLHPDQLAKLRADPGLIGSAVEECLRFDPPILATLRVLHEDVEWHGQTLPADTPILAMLGAANRDPRAFEDPERFDIARRGAPHWGFGGGAHFCLGAHLARLETQAAIGTLVRRLPSLSLGDEPLKWSDSLFRVPASLPVRFEAP
- a CDS encoding trypsin-like peptidase domain-containing protein, with translation MKLRAALVSLVFVSAGCAALPSALAKDALDELQARIIEINRTVSPCVVHIEAAVRVNGRRNLQEGSGFLIDPAGVLLTNWHVVDRAEKVSVIVPGRDGRYEAEIVGTDKQTDVAVLRISPHDGEKPFRAVTIGDSDKLQVGEWVIAIGNPYGLEGSVSLGIVSAKGRDLRTEQLLNDFIQTDAMIDH
- a CDS encoding 4Fe-4S single cluster domain-containing protein; translated protein: MRLRIGGRVERTTCEGPGARFALWVQGCRIRCAGCCNPQLFAARGGQRVTTDALAERLRALAGELEGVTFLGGEPFDQAEPLAELARAAQSLGLSVMVFSGYALEELRTRPEARALLAATDLLVDGPYDRTRPETQRRWVGSTNQRFHFLTARYRSGIECVVVREVGVEIAPDGTVRLHGWPELLGASRGRASALPRGSLLVEDSCETHSSGQMPGPARE
- the purD gene encoding phosphoribosylamine--glycine ligase; this translates as MRVLLLGSGGREHALAWAIAKSPLVDELLAAPGSAGIAQEARVLPVDPCDAGAVLELVKREGVDFVVIGPDDPLAAGVSDRLAEAGVAVFGPSRAAAQLEWSKRFAKEFMARHGIPTASHAAFSSAEAAEAHVRALGGPCVVKVDGLALGKGVSVCDGPEQALAAIREAMRERRFGASGETVLIEERLTGTEASLFALCDGERSFVLGHAQDYKRALDGDRGENTGGMGAISPAPVLDESLEREVVERIVRPTFAGMRAEGRPFRGMLFVGLMIQNGRPYVIEYNARFGDPETQVLLMRLDSDLVPLLVGAAEGRLPEAGAAPRLADAAVCVVVASGGYPREYAKGRRIEGLESLSGLAGVKAFHAGTRRSADGGWETAGGRVVGVTARGRDLADARARAYDAVRRVRFEGAFSRSDVAQPRG
- a CDS encoding zinc ribbon domain-containing protein, which produces MPGPFDRFRNLERPRPEREGEAEPEPTPDGVAERFGQPDMPPDASDAAPVRCPKCGGENPVRAAACFNCGAELDTPEVRAHRVEEKARFAAEQRRASAQREARRREAEAYAERELARHKAQLEQKSAPTSDVDSGQSNVPVAWLWRATGQVSDPWIRLVLQLAIIGGVGALVLYGISSPGRYGLLILVGILLGGGSYVGGYYGYGRYGRYRRWWW
- a CDS encoding helix-turn-helix domain-containing protein — encoded protein: MANSLKLLSSISPTKQARSEETARRILDAAQATIEREGLASLSIPEVVRRARSSTGSFYARFKDKNALLAALEERFFADMHRVLDELADPARWSGRPTRELIEACNREMLRRLRQHARLVCAFVFRSAHQASLATRVQRFHERLTDRMRALFLARRAEMTHPEPELAVALALEFAFAFIQARVLFAAQEGAVAALDDDRLAAELTRMFLAYAGIAPE
- a CDS encoding thiamine phosphate synthase, whose protein sequence is MIPRLGYWTDGVRGCAGRDPCDVIERLARGGVEFVVLRERDWSVGQWSECVARLAKARAAGLRLLAGRRLDLVRALGLDGVHLGAESVPVAEARAFLGAAAWIGYSAHSRAEAEQAAAQGATYVTLSPIFATGSKPSAAPRGCAWLREAAAGLAVPVLALGGVTAARVPELRRAGAAGVVAIAALGAAPDPEAAAREFRRALADEAGA
- a CDS encoding DUF1257 domain-containing protein; translated protein: MSQSLEISLVLASVEFLADAIASLGATLRECRQLRTRDGRSHTVDRVATDVDGTEVGVRIDPRTQQAVLVSEGCGSKAQAFAQRIAQRYAYARVTDELRRKGYDLGQESRAPDGTVRLVATRWGA
- a CDS encoding DUF2997 domain-containing protein, translated to MATKVELEIQIDPDGTVHIETKGLKGETCLHETESLERALGSVRSREKTSEFYGKAEVKSASTRRAPG
- a CDS encoding L-threonylcarbamoyladenylate synthase, with protein sequence MIVALEQAVARLARGELVAYPTETVYALGADAFAPHALESLLAAKGRAADRGLSVLVRDAAALAEHARPLPAAAARLAARFWPGPLTIVVAVSDPRFAAVATELGVGFRCSPQPSAAALARAAPAPVVSTSCNRTGEPPCTSGAEVEACFGPDLAVLGGEPATGLAPSTVVAVAADGALRLLRAGALDFARVQEAVLR
- the alr gene encoding alanine racemase, which produces MGEARDSRAQTRAWAEIDVAALARNYRAIRARAQDKRVIAVVKANAYGHGAVPAARALAAAGCDAFAVISLDEAAELRDAGLRAALLVLGGVQDADEAARALALDVEPVLSRAEPLEWLDAAAARAGQECRVHLELDTGMGRLGATPGELDALLARAVRARRVRVVGVMSHLACADDAASPETARQRALFAELVGRVRAAGVTPQWLHIDNSAGIVRGAAEGCNAVRPGIALYGVDPTLEGGHPFEPVMSLCARVVHAKNVAAGTPIGYAGAFRAVEATRILTLAVGYADGLPRAAGGRASVAVSGRRAPIVGRVSCDLATVAVPTADPAGPGDVALVFGRRRGFELPVAELASAVGTISYEVLVRIGPRVPRIPT
- the thiS gene encoding sulfur carrier protein ThiS, translating into MNYVLNGESHSTPAPLTVLELLRNFELAQRRVAVAINSEVVPRSRFAEVWVRDGDKVEVIQAVGGGA